Proteins encoded together in one Neisseria lactamica window:
- the gloA gene encoding lactoylglutathione lyase: MRLLHTMLRVGNLEKSLDFYQNVLGMRLLRRKDYPEGRFSLAFVGYGDEADSSVLELTHNWDTAQYDSGNAFGHIAIEVDDAYEACERVKRQGGNVVREAGPMKHGTTVIAFVEDPDGYKIEFIQKNSGNDSIAYQTA; this comes from the coding sequence ATGCGCTTACTCCATACTATGCTCCGCGTGGGCAATCTCGAAAAATCCCTTGATTTCTACCAAAACGTTTTGGGGATGAGGCTTTTGCGCCGCAAGGATTATCCGGAAGGCAGGTTCAGCCTTGCCTTTGTCGGTTACGGCGACGAGGCGGACAGCAGCGTTTTGGAACTGACCCACAACTGGGACACGGCGCAATACGATTCGGGCAATGCTTTCGGACACATCGCCATTGAAGTGGACGATGCCTACGAAGCCTGCGAACGTGTGAAGCGGCAGGGCGGAAACGTCGTCCGCGAAGCCGGTCCGATGAAGCACGGCACAACCGTCATTGCCTTTGTCGAAGATCCCGACGGCTACAAAATCGAGTTTATCCAAAAAAACAGCGGTAACGATTCGATTGCCTATCAAACTGCCTGA
- a CDS encoding LapA family protein has translation MKLIYTVVKIIILLLFLLLAVLNTDTVSFSYLPGQKFDLPLIAALFCAFAAGIVLGMSALFVRLLSSRAENGRLRAQIRKDARLTEPASNAQAAQNTAESAKQP, from the coding sequence ATGAAACTTATTTATACCGTCGTCAAAATCATTATCCTGCTGCTCTTCCTGCTGCTTGCCGTCCTCAATACCGATACCGTTTCCTTTTCCTACCTGCCGGGGCAGAAATTCGATTTGCCGTTGATTGCCGCCCTGTTCTGCGCGTTTGCGGCGGGCATCGTCCTCGGAATGTCCGCCCTGTTCGTCAGGCTGCTGTCGTCGCGCGCCGAAAACGGCCGGTTGCGCGCCCAAATCAGGAAAGACGCGCGTCTGACAGAGCCGGCTTCAAACGCACAGGCGGCACAAAATACCGCCGAATCCGCCAAACAGCCTTAA
- the lapB gene encoding lipopolysaccharide assembly protein LapB codes for MDNELWIILLPIILLPVFFAMGWFAARVDMKTVLKQAKSIPSGFYKSLDALVDRNSGRAARELAEVVDGRPQSYDLNLTLGKLYRQRGENDKAINIHRTMLDSPDTVGEKRARVLFELARNYQSAGLVDRAEQIFLGLQDGEMAHEARQHLLHIYQQDRDWEKAVETARLLSHDEQTYQFEIAQFYCELAQASLFKSNFDAARFHIGKALEANKKCTRANMILGDLEYRLGNFPAAVDAYAAIEQQNHAYLSMVGEKLYEAYAAQGKPEEGLDRLTGYMQTFPELDLIQVVYEKSLLLKGEKEAAQTAVELVRRRPDLNGVYRLLGLKLSDLNPAWKADADMMRSVIGRQLQRSVMYRCRNCHFKSQAFFWHCPACNKWQTFTPNKIEV; via the coding sequence ATGGACAACGAATTGTGGATTATCCTGCTGCCGATTATCCTTTTGCCCGTCTTTTTCGCAATGGGCTGGTTTGCCGCCCGTGTGGATATGAAGACCGTGTTAAAGCAGGCAAAAAGCATCCCTTCGGGATTTTATAAAAGCCTGGACGCTTTGGTCGACCGCAACAGCGGGCGCGCGGCAAGGGAGTTGGCGGAAGTCGTCGACGGCCGGCCGCAATCGTATGATTTGAACCTCACCCTCGGCAAACTTTACCGCCAGCGCGGCGAAAACGACAAAGCCATCAATATACACCGGACGATGCTCGATTCTCCCGACACGGTCGGCGAAAAGCGCGCGCGCGTCCTGTTCGAGCTGGCGCGGAATTATCAAAGCGCGGGCTTGGTCGATCGTGCCGAACAGATTTTTTTGGGGCTGCAAGACGGTGAAATGGCGCACGAGGCCCGCCAGCACCTGCTCCATATTTACCAGCAGGACAGGGATTGGGAAAAAGCGGTTGAAACCGCCCGGCTGCTCAGTCATGACGAGCAGACTTATCAATTTGAAATCGCGCAATTTTATTGCGAGCTTGCACAAGCCTCGCTGTTCAAATCCAATTTCGACGCGGCGCGTTTCCATATCGGCAAAGCCTTGGAAGCCAATAAAAAATGTACCCGTGCCAATATGATTTTGGGCGATCTCGAGTACAGGCTGGGCAATTTCCCCGCCGCCGTCGATGCCTATGCCGCCATCGAACAGCAAAACCACGCCTATTTGAGTATGGTCGGCGAAAAACTTTACGAGGCCTATGCCGCACAGGGCAAGCCCGAAGAAGGCTTGGACCGCCTGACCGGATATATGCAGACTTTCCCCGAATTGGATTTGATTCAGGTCGTGTATGAAAAATCCCTGCTGCTCAAGGGCGAGAAAGAAGCCGCGCAAACCGCCGTGGAGCTTGTCCGCCGCAGGCCCGACCTTAACGGCGTGTACCGCCTGCTCGGTTTGAAACTCAGCGATTTGAATCCGGCCTGGAAAGCCGATGCCGATATGATGCGTTCGGTTATCGGACGGCAGCTACAGCGCAGCGTGATGTACCGTTGCCGCAACTGCCACTTCAAATCCCAAGCCTTTTTCTGGCACTGTCCCGCCTGCAACAAATGGCAGACGTTTACCCCGAATAAAATCGAAGTTTAA